A genomic window from Erythrobacter sp. BLCC-B19 includes:
- a CDS encoding serine hydrolase domain-containing protein, with protein sequence MREVNVPQLDRRKILAAIGASTAMIAAPALARSSYDTSAVRGLLGGLITAGRIPGAIVGIVRPGPYEPEWIALGRTAFDGGEAVTPETIWRVYSMTKPVVGIAVMKQIAAGRLTLDTPISEVLPEFKTMRVLIDPAKGLESRPAKEAIKVRHLLTHTAGFTYTISGNEPLEQAYRKLGLHPMAGGVLQDASDPPAPDLTNYMARLATLPLRTEPGTDIRYSVSLDVAGALLERLLGKTLDQILAEEIFQPLGMRDSGFWLSPEQLRRLSALYIGFDPSTGQPLATPKLIDSPQDSQWATRPAMLAGGSGLAASADDFARFAQAMLNDGAFGQQQLLPAHIARQAMANQLPAGIFFPPFHGMASGGIVTLHDTSAAPDGTNPGLWGWAGAGSTLFQVDPIRQRAVVVMMQTIGIVNSPVEPATNRILNTL encoded by the coding sequence ATGCGCGAAGTAAATGTCCCGCAGCTCGATCGACGCAAGATACTCGCCGCCATTGGCGCCTCGACCGCCATGATCGCTGCACCGGCGTTGGCGCGGTCGTCCTATGATACGTCAGCCGTAAGAGGGCTTCTTGGCGGCCTGATAACGGCGGGACGCATCCCCGGTGCCATCGTCGGCATTGTGCGGCCAGGTCCCTATGAGCCCGAATGGATAGCGCTCGGCCGCACGGCATTCGACGGCGGAGAAGCGGTCACTCCGGAGACAATCTGGCGGGTCTATTCCATGACCAAACCGGTCGTCGGCATCGCCGTGATGAAGCAGATCGCAGCCGGACGGCTGACGCTCGACACGCCGATTTCGGAAGTCCTGCCTGAATTCAAGACAATGCGCGTCCTGATCGATCCGGCCAAGGGACTGGAATCCCGACCAGCAAAGGAAGCCATAAAGGTCCGCCACCTGCTTACCCATACCGCCGGATTTACCTATACAATTTCCGGCAACGAGCCGCTTGAACAAGCCTATCGCAAGCTCGGGCTTCATCCGATGGCGGGCGGGGTATTGCAGGATGCATCCGATCCGCCCGCACCTGACCTGACGAATTACATGGCGCGCCTGGCCACCCTGCCGCTTCGCACTGAGCCCGGGACTGATATCCGATATTCGGTCAGTCTCGACGTAGCGGGCGCGCTGCTGGAACGACTGCTGGGCAAGACGCTGGATCAGATCCTAGCGGAGGAAATATTTCAGCCTCTGGGAATGCGCGACAGCGGTTTCTGGCTCTCGCCGGAACAGCTCAGGCGGCTTTCCGCGCTCTACATTGGTTTCGATCCAAGCACAGGTCAGCCGCTTGCCACACCCAAGCTGATCGACAGTCCTCAGGATTCTCAGTGGGCCACCAGGCCGGCGATGCTGGCCGGTGGGTCCGGGCTTGCAGCATCTGCCGACGATTTCGCCCGGTTTGCTCAGGCCATGCTGAATGATGGAGCATTCGGTCAGCAGCAATTGCTACCCGCCCACATTGCGAGGCAGGCCATGGCTAATCAGCTACCCGCAGGCATCTTCTTCCCACCCTTCCATGGCATGGCTAGCGGCGGCATAGTGACGCTTCACGATACAAGTGCAGCGCCCGATGGGACAAACCCCGGTCTTTGGGGTTGGGCGGGCGCGGGCAGCACGCTGTTCCAAGTCGATCCTATCCGGCAGCGGGCCGTGGTCGTGATGATGCAGACGATTGGTATCGTGAACAGCCCGGTCGAACCGGCTACCAACCGAATTTTGAACACTCTGTAG
- a CDS encoding ImmA/IrrE family metallo-endopeptidase produces MKEPRRFDAEFYAAGIQLAAFHIERGIQDFRGVVIAIARDLERSPEDLRPYLRSWYEGARYACLDLGIDTSRCSSTDEVQEAAASMYDWFTEPVEEFSEPDQLRFDLGTPSEDELRALMGQALTAPTPDAIMSFVGFADRMKGFGPFNVQMIYAQRPGAGKVATRREWADCGRTVRPGAIPIIVLRPMGPIAYVFEELDTDPPIERDPANDAFAATGALASGRLEGLIASLAKPTKRHLAVRVDFKPTGANLAGWIAGRPLRPDAVPFVEKGKKAGSSVWNVSINERLRPAEQFVTLLHELGHLFCGHLGAFADNNLAVDEFGWPDRSYLPHATKEIEAELVAWWLANREGLTTGSPHYLRPYLERAGAAVAEVDLERVTRAVARIRGYLGGKP; encoded by the coding sequence ATGAAAGAGCCCCGTCGCTTCGATGCTGAATTTTATGCAGCGGGAATTCAACTTGCTGCCTTCCACATTGAGCGAGGAATTCAGGACTTTCGTGGCGTCGTCATCGCAATCGCGCGTGATTTGGAACGGTCGCCCGAAGATCTACGTCCGTATCTGCGATCTTGGTATGAGGGGGCGCGATACGCATGTCTGGACCTTGGCATTGATACATCGCGATGCAGCAGCACTGACGAAGTTCAGGAGGCAGCGGCATCAATGTATGATTGGTTCACTGAGCCCGTCGAAGAGTTCAGCGAACCAGATCAACTAAGATTCGATTTGGGTACGCCCTCTGAAGACGAATTGCGCGCCCTTATGGGTCAGGCTCTGACGGCCCCCACGCCGGATGCGATTATGAGCTTCGTTGGTTTCGCCGACCGGATGAAGGGGTTTGGGCCATTCAATGTTCAGATGATCTACGCTCAGCGTCCGGGTGCTGGGAAGGTCGCTACTCGCCGTGAATGGGCGGACTGCGGGCGCACTGTGCGTCCGGGCGCAATTCCGATTATTGTTCTGCGCCCCATGGGGCCTATCGCTTATGTGTTCGAGGAATTGGATACCGACCCACCGATCGAGCGCGATCCGGCGAATGATGCCTTCGCCGCTACTGGTGCCTTGGCCTCCGGTCGTCTCGAGGGGTTGATCGCCAGTCTGGCGAAGCCGACAAAACGCCACCTGGCAGTCAGAGTGGACTTCAAACCGACAGGCGCAAATCTTGCTGGATGGATCGCGGGTCGTCCACTAAGGCCTGATGCGGTACCTTTCGTGGAAAAGGGCAAGAAAGCAGGAAGTTCCGTCTGGAACGTTTCTATCAATGAGAGACTGAGGCCAGCGGAGCAATTCGTGACCCTGCTTCACGAGCTCGGCCACCTTTTTTGCGGGCACCTTGGGGCGTTTGCCGACAATAATCTCGCGGTGGATGAGTTCGGATGGCCGGACCGGAGCTATCTTCCTCATGCGACGAAGGAGATTGAAGCTGAGCTTGTTGCTTGGTGGCTTGCCAATCGCGAGGGGCTAACCACGGGATCCCCTCATTACCTGCGTCCTTACCTTGAAAGAGCGGGCGCTGCCGTCGCGGAAGTCGATCTTGAACGAGTGACGCGGGCCGTGGCACGGATCCGGGGTTACCTTGGAGGGAAGCCCTGA
- a CDS encoding recombinase family protein, with protein sequence MTNTLIGYARCSTDKQDLTAQRRALIELGVSEDRIYTDHGLTGRNRDRPGLAQALAAVRTGETLVVPKLDRLARSVPDARAIADELEKRGVSLALGKQVYDPNDPMGRMFFNILATFAEFESDLIRLRTREGMRIARDKGKLRGKPPKLSDLQQRELLKMHATGEYSISDLGKLFKVSRPTVYRTIRHGEAAEARDTARK encoded by the coding sequence ATGACCAACACTCTCATCGGATATGCCCGCTGCTCGACCGACAAGCAGGACCTCACCGCCCAACGCCGCGCGCTGATCGAGCTCGGGGTATCTGAAGACCGCATCTACACCGACCACGGTTTGACCGGCCGCAACCGCGATCGCCCCGGCCTAGCCCAGGCACTGGCCGCGGTACGCACCGGGGAAACGCTGGTTGTGCCGAAGCTGGATCGCCTTGCCCGGTCGGTGCCGGACGCGCGGGCCATCGCCGATGAGCTGGAGAAGCGCGGCGTGAGCCTGGCGCTGGGCAAGCAGGTCTACGATCCCAACGACCCGATGGGCCGGATGTTCTTCAACATCCTCGCCACCTTCGCGGAGTTCGAGAGCGACCTCATCCGCCTGCGCACCCGCGAGGGCATGAGGATCGCCCGGGACAAGGGCAAGCTTCGTGGCAAGCCGCCGAAGCTCTCCGACCTCCAGCAGCGCGAACTCCTCAAGATGCACGCCACCGGCGAATACTCGATCAGCGACCTCGGCAAACTCTTCAAGGTCTCCCGGCCGACTGTGTATCGGACGATCCGGCATGGTGAGGCGGCGGAAGCGAGAGATACCGCTAGGAAATGA
- a CDS encoding Abi family protein codes for MTRVFSKPSLNLDQQIAHLRDNGMAIPDEERARYWLTHVSYYRLSAYWLYFERPKDDPGPRFNPGADFETVTALYDFDRVLRRLVMRGTEHVEVALRGSWAYQLATLDHGHSYLDAGLYHERKQFHDNLAKLAKDVGESNETYIDHYRKTYRDPALPPVWMVAEMMSFGQLSRWYSSLAERSLRNRIAVPLGFTETVLVPFVRHLVDVRNICAHHGRLWNRGFLICPRLPSKPRDLQLSLDHSAGERPPAKLYNTITMINQVMRTVAPDSRWASDMKEHILSHPNGDLAAMGFPEDWLGKPLWS; via the coding sequence ATGACGCGCGTTTTCAGCAAACCCTCGCTCAATCTCGATCAGCAGATCGCGCACCTGCGCGACAATGGCATGGCCATCCCTGATGAGGAGCGGGCACGGTATTGGCTGACGCACGTCAGCTATTACCGGCTGAGCGCCTATTGGCTCTATTTCGAGCGCCCGAAAGATGATCCTGGGCCGCGCTTCAATCCGGGCGCTGACTTCGAGACGGTCACCGCACTGTACGATTTTGACCGGGTTCTTCGGCGTCTTGTCATGCGCGGCACTGAGCACGTCGAAGTCGCTCTGCGCGGTAGCTGGGCTTACCAGCTTGCGACGCTCGATCATGGACATAGCTATCTCGATGCGGGTCTCTACCACGAGCGCAAGCAATTCCACGACAATCTAGCGAAGCTTGCAAAGGACGTCGGGGAGTCCAACGAAACGTACATCGATCACTACCGGAAGACTTACCGGGATCCTGCGCTGCCGCCGGTTTGGATGGTGGCTGAAATGATGTCGTTTGGTCAGCTCTCACGCTGGTACTCGAGCCTTGCTGAGCGCTCGCTACGCAATCGGATTGCTGTTCCTCTCGGGTTCACCGAAACGGTGCTGGTGCCTTTTGTCCGACACCTTGTCGACGTTCGGAACATCTGCGCTCACCATGGCCGGCTCTGGAACCGGGGTTTTTTGATTTGCCCGCGGCTACCCAGCAAACCACGGGATCTGCAGCTTTCGCTGGACCACTCGGCAGGTGAACGCCCGCCGGCGAAGCTCTACAACACCATCACGATGATCAACCAGGTGATGCGTACCGTGGCACCGGATTCGCGTTGGGCATCCGACATGAAGGAGCATATTCTCTCCCATCCGAACGGTGATCTGGCAGCCATGGGCTTCCCAGAGGACTGGCTAGGAAAGCCCTTGTGGTCATGA
- a CDS encoding HNH endonuclease, whose amino-acid sequence MTDLLNLRHTTAHPIFRVELDQAAFNHGFRKANGIADGWLWFKSDEGVPGEVALASGINSDGSPWFLAVEHAGVAAKLAVELSQAAVSPPAHFKGAFAFETQAELRSALSRAFHLARSLPTFPLAQYEAEIAGLGNTEVDRIVKERVGQGYFRRALLDYWGGCCPLTGIGDEALLRASHIVAWADCRSDDERLDVYNGLLLAAHWDAAFDRGLVSFEDNGRVLVKPTLSEAALALLAPERARPLPLDDGHRRQLAWHRERFGFIS is encoded by the coding sequence ATGACCGATCTGCTCAACTTGCGGCATACCACGGCCCATCCCATTTTCCGCGTGGAGCTTGATCAGGCGGCCTTCAACCATGGCTTCCGCAAGGCCAATGGCATCGCCGACGGGTGGCTTTGGTTCAAATCCGATGAGGGCGTCCCGGGGGAAGTCGCGCTTGCCAGTGGCATCAATTCGGACGGCTCTCCCTGGTTTCTGGCTGTCGAACACGCGGGCGTCGCGGCCAAACTCGCTGTCGAACTGAGCCAAGCGGCGGTCTCGCCTCCCGCACACTTCAAAGGTGCCTTCGCCTTCGAAACTCAAGCGGAGCTTCGGTCAGCCTTGTCCCGAGCTTTCCATCTGGCGCGTAGTCTACCCACATTCCCACTCGCTCAATATGAAGCCGAGATCGCCGGTCTGGGCAACACCGAGGTCGATCGGATCGTTAAGGAACGGGTAGGGCAGGGCTATTTCCGCCGAGCATTGCTGGATTATTGGGGCGGGTGTTGCCCGCTCACTGGCATTGGTGATGAAGCGCTGCTGCGAGCCAGTCATATCGTTGCTTGGGCGGACTGCCGCAGCGACGACGAGCGATTGGATGTCTACAATGGCCTGCTGCTGGCTGCGCACTGGGATGCAGCGTTCGACCGCGGTCTCGTGAGTTTCGAGGACAATGGGCGCGTGCTGGTTAAGCCGACGCTGAGCGAAGCAGCCTTGGCCCTCCTTGCACCCGAACGCGCCCGGCCGCTTCCGCTCGATGACGGACATCGACGTCAGCTTGCGTGGCACCGTGAGCGGTTCGGTTTCATTTCCTAG
- a CDS encoding ornithine cyclodeaminase family protein: MPEFRIISADLVHHLLPYDECIPLMRRAFLAEAEGRALQPIRQAMLMPSGKGLLSMMPGVIADPDWLGIKVMTVFPGNFGTELGSHQGPILLFDPDNGCLMAMIDGREVTAIRTAAASAAASDALANPDAASLGVFGYGEQARTHVAAIRAVRPVREVLVWGRDPARAQAFADDLGEGVRAVATPEDAAKADILCLTTAAKEPYFEGAWLRPGQHVNVVGSSIPTTSEIDHETLVRARVFVDFRDSALALGGDLRRALEAGAITPDHILGSIGGVLSGACAGRTDPQEITLFKSLGMVAEDLVACDHILRAAEAQAVGVIANF, translated from the coding sequence ATGCCTGAATTTCGCATCATCAGCGCCGATCTGGTGCACCACCTGCTACCCTATGATGAATGCATCCCGCTGATGCGACGTGCCTTCCTCGCCGAAGCGGAGGGCCGGGCATTACAGCCGATCCGGCAGGCGATGCTGATGCCCAGTGGCAAGGGCCTGCTTTCGATGATGCCGGGCGTGATTGCCGATCCCGATTGGCTGGGGATCAAGGTGATGACGGTGTTCCCCGGCAATTTCGGCACAGAGCTTGGCTCGCATCAGGGCCCGATCCTGCTGTTCGATCCCGACAATGGCTGCCTGATGGCGATGATCGACGGGCGCGAGGTTACCGCGATCCGCACCGCGGCGGCCTCGGCAGCGGCGAGTGATGCCCTCGCCAATCCCGATGCGGCGAGCCTTGGGGTGTTCGGCTATGGCGAACAGGCGCGCACCCACGTTGCCGCGATCCGCGCCGTCCGGCCCGTCCGTGAAGTGCTGGTATGGGGCCGCGATCCGGCGCGTGCTCAGGCCTTCGCAGACGATCTGGGCGAAGGTGTCCGCGCGGTCGCCACGCCTGAGGATGCGGCGAAGGCCGACATCCTGTGCCTTACCACCGCCGCCAAGGAACCCTATTTCGAAGGCGCGTGGCTACGCCCGGGCCAGCACGTCAATGTCGTCGGGTCGAGCATCCCCACCACTTCCGAGATCGATCACGAAACGCTTGTCCGCGCGCGGGTGTTCGTCGACTTCCGCGACAGCGCACTGGCCTTGGGCGGCGATCTGCGCCGCGCGCTGGAGGCTGGCGCGATCACGCCCGATCATATCCTCGGCAGCATCGGCGGGGTGCTGAGCGGGGCCTGTGCCGGACGCACCGACCCGCAGGAGATTACCCTGTTCAAATCGCTCGGCATGGTCGCCGAAGACCTGGTCGCCTGCGACCACATCCTGCGCGCGGCGGAGGCGCAAGCGGTCGGCGTCATCGCCAATTTCTGA
- the asd gene encoding archaetidylserine decarboxylase (Phosphatidylserine decarboxylase is synthesized as a single chain precursor. Generation of the pyruvoyl active site from a Ser is coupled to cleavage of a Gly-Ser bond between the larger (beta) and smaller (alpha chains). It is an integral membrane protein.), protein MSAVFIALQHLVPQHALSRLVGRLAASETPWLRDRLIRRFAAAYRVDLSEAARGIGDFRSFNDFFTRELKPGARPLADASQFILSPADGAVSQLGPITAGRIIQAKGRDYTVAELLGCGAAEAARFEGGAFITIYLSPKDYHRVHMPAAGTLAHTRYIPGDLFSVNTATAEGVDRLFARNERLSCRFDGPDGHFASVMVGAMIVAGIDTVWPGTFRTHAKAPVHEDFAGQERRFAVGDEMGRFYLGSTVVLLFEPGRVTWRADLAPGVTLRMGEAIARRSLSSDIPAC, encoded by the coding sequence ATGTCCGCAGTATTCATCGCGCTTCAGCACCTTGTCCCGCAGCACGCCCTCTCGCGCCTTGTCGGCCGCCTCGCCGCGAGCGAGACGCCGTGGTTGCGGGATCGCCTGATCCGCCGCTTCGCCGCCGCTTACCGCGTCGATCTGTCAGAGGCCGCCCGCGGGATCGGGGATTTCAGGAGCTTCAACGACTTCTTCACCCGCGAACTCAAGCCCGGCGCTCGCCCGCTCGCCGACGCGTCGCAATTCATCCTCTCCCCCGCCGATGGTGCAGTCAGCCAGCTCGGCCCCATCACCGCCGGGCGGATCATTCAAGCCAAGGGGCGCGATTACACGGTGGCCGAACTGCTCGGCTGCGGGGCGGCAGAGGCGGCGCGGTTCGAGGGCGGAGCGTTCATCACCATCTACCTCAGCCCCAAGGACTACCACCGCGTCCACATGCCCGCCGCCGGCACGCTGGCTCATACGCGCTACATTCCGGGAGACCTGTTCTCGGTCAACACTGCCACCGCCGAGGGCGTAGACCGCTTGTTTGCCCGCAATGAACGCCTGTCGTGCCGCTTCGACGGGCCGGACGGGCACTTCGCCAGCGTGATGGTGGGGGCCATGATCGTGGCTGGGATCGACACGGTCTGGCCGGGCACCTTCCGCACCCACGCCAAGGCCCCGGTGCATGAGGATTTCGCCGGTCAAGAGCGTCGCTTTGCTGTCGGGGACGAGATGGGCAGGTTCTACCTTGGCTCGACGGTTGTCCTGCTGTTCGAGCCGGGCCGCGTCACGTGGCGCGCCGACCTTGCCCCGGGCGTGACGCTTCGCATGGGTGAAGCGATCGCGCGGAGATCGCTCTCGTCAGATATCCCGGCTTGCTGA
- a CDS encoding alpha/beta hydrolase, translating into MTETTSPPDPTRDAMRHMFAEIGRIVSPNGIDEARHVTIGGARQWITIRGLDRANPVLLFLHGGPGGALSDISYYFQRPWEEYFTVVQWDQRGFGRSAVDGARLEGTITLAQTIADGIELAEYLAGYLGHRKVFVMGQSWGTILALEIAHRRPNLLHAVITVGQNTDWNGNFEETHRLLLEHARASGETELAVQLEALGPIPDRASDEAGWIGWVGFVQTEMVRRGFSWYNFRGPGTDWNDRIMPMHMASPSLVEAPPQPDPPFTGGPATPHLEIGRSVDNWSARKAVGTRFECPVVMISGAHDWQTPVTLTRAYFAEIDAPWKLYEEFPYSAHVVAMEEPGRMIVTLVTKVLPAAMGDVPAGAERRDYNA; encoded by the coding sequence ATGACCGAGACCACCTCCCCGCCCGATCCCACCCGCGATGCGATGCGCCACATGTTCGCAGAGATCGGCCGCATCGTCTCGCCAAACGGGATCGACGAGGCCCGCCACGTCACGATCGGCGGGGCGCGGCAGTGGATCACCATCCGCGGGCTCGACCGCGCCAATCCGGTGCTGCTGTTCCTCCACGGCGGGCCGGGCGGCGCGCTGTCCGACATCAGCTACTACTTCCAGCGCCCATGGGAGGAGTATTTCACCGTCGTCCAGTGGGACCAGCGCGGCTTCGGGCGTTCGGCGGTGGACGGGGCCCGGCTGGAGGGCACCATCACCCTTGCCCAGACCATCGCGGACGGGATCGAGCTGGCGGAATATCTTGCGGGCTATCTCGGGCACCGGAAGGTGTTCGTGATGGGGCAGAGCTGGGGAACCATCCTCGCGCTCGAAATCGCGCATCGTCGGCCCAATCTGCTTCATGCCGTGATCACGGTCGGCCAGAACACCGACTGGAACGGCAATTTCGAGGAAACCCATCGCCTGCTGCTCGAACACGCGCGCGCATCGGGTGAGACGGAGCTGGCCGTGCAGCTCGAAGCCCTCGGTCCGATCCCTGACCGGGCGAGCGATGAGGCAGGCTGGATCGGCTGGGTCGGCTTCGTCCAGACCGAAATGGTTCGCCGCGGCTTCAGCTGGTACAATTTCCGGGGGCCGGGCACCGACTGGAATGACCGGATCATGCCGATGCACATGGCCTCGCCCTCGCTGGTCGAAGCCCCGCCCCAGCCCGATCCGCCCTTCACCGGCGGGCCTGCCACGCCGCATCTCGAAATCGGCCGCTCGGTCGATAACTGGAGCGCACGCAAGGCGGTCGGCACGCGGTTTGAATGCCCCGTGGTGATGATTTCCGGCGCGCACGACTGGCAGACCCCGGTGACCCTGACCCGCGCCTATTTCGCCGAGATCGACGCGCCGTGGAAGCTTTACGAAGAGTTCCCCTACTCCGCCCACGTGGTCGCGATGGAAGAGCCCGGCCGGATGATCGTCACGCTGGTGACCAAGGTTCTGCCTGCCGCCATGGGAGATGTGCCCGCAGGCGCAGAGCGGAGAGACTACAATGCCTGA
- the solA gene encoding N-methyl-L-tryptophan oxidase — MADAVHDVIVIGLGAMGSACLRALAQAGLSVVGIDRHAPPHAHGSTHGETRATRLGVGEGDVYVPLVQRSHAVWRELEAAYGDPLLVQCGFLTIDTSGGAGELHGMGGFLDRTIAVARRAGICHEALGGGAIRDRFPAFAPPDTARGYYEPEGGFVFVERAVSALLADARHAGAAIRTGEAMLSFEATTDAVTVRTDRATYAAHTLVLTAGPWLPALVPALRQHVRLFPQALHWLTPARREAFDPAFCPVYLWLHGSGPEDLFYGFPQVGASGQIKVATEQSSQEDASADPSAPGELTASEALIARHLSGRLTATLRPVRAAGCRYAVTPDGHFIVDRLSDAERVIAVSACSGHGFKHAPAIGEMVAGMIRDHAPAMPDFALDRPALHRPQPHGTILS; from the coding sequence ATGGCGGACGCAGTCCATGACGTGATCGTGATCGGCCTCGGCGCGATGGGCAGCGCCTGCCTGCGCGCTTTGGCGCAGGCAGGCCTTAGCGTCGTGGGCATTGATCGCCACGCCCCGCCTCACGCACATGGTTCAACCCATGGCGAAACCCGCGCCACCCGCCTTGGGGTGGGCGAAGGCGATGTCTATGTCCCGCTGGTGCAGCGCAGCCATGCCGTGTGGCGCGAGCTTGAAGCGGCCTATGGCGATCCGCTGCTGGTGCAATGCGGCTTCCTCACCATCGACACCAGCGGCGGGGCAGGCGAGCTCCACGGCATGGGCGGGTTCCTCGACCGCACAATCGCCGTCGCGCGCCGGGCTGGCATCTGCCACGAGGCACTCGGCGGAGGCGCGATCCGCGACCGCTTCCCCGCCTTTGCACCACCTGACACGGCGCGTGGCTATTATGAGCCCGAGGGCGGCTTCGTCTTCGTCGAACGCGCAGTCAGCGCCTTGCTGGCCGATGCGCGGCACGCCGGGGCAGCGATCCGCACCGGAGAGGCCATGCTCTCCTTCGAGGCGACCACTGACGCGGTCACGGTTCGCACCGACCGCGCCACCTACGCGGCGCACACTCTGGTGCTGACCGCCGGGCCGTGGCTGCCCGCGCTGGTTCCCGCCTTGCGCCAGCATGTGCGGCTGTTCCCGCAAGCGCTCCACTGGCTCACCCCCGCTCGGCGCGAAGCCTTCGATCCGGCGTTCTGCCCGGTCTATCTCTGGCTCCATGGCAGCGGGCCCGAGGATCTGTTCTACGGCTTCCCGCAGGTAGGCGCCTCGGGCCAGATCAAGGTCGCGACCGAGCAATCCTCGCAGGAAGACGCCTCCGCCGATCCCTCGGCCCCGGGCGAACTTACCGCAAGCGAAGCACTGATCGCGCGGCATCTGTCAGGCCGCCTTACCGCCACCCTGCGGCCTGTGCGCGCCGCCGGGTGCCGCTATGCCGTCACGCCCGATGGCCATTTCATCGTCGACCGCCTGTCCGATGCCGAGCGGGTGATCGCCGTCTCGGCCTGTTCGGGCCACGGGTTCAAGCACGCACCCGCCATCGGCGAGATGGTCGCTGGCATGATCCGCGACCACGCTCCTGCCATGCCGGACTTCGCGCTCGATCGCCCGGCCCTGCACCGCCCCCAACCCCACGGAACCATCCTCTCATGA
- a CDS encoding NAD(P)/FAD-dependent oxidoreductase, whose translation MTETYDVIVIGAGIAGASLAAALAGTRKVILLEREERPGMHSTGRSAAMFHLTYGGPKVQPLSAAALRLFGTLDPAFWPTPVLSPRSMIMIAGQDGAKALADNMASSSGALEPLSVSEAQALFPLLRAEAVVATAIDTSGQDIDVDALHQGYLRQFAARGGTLVCRAEVQRVTRNGENWQVDCGAQTFEAPLLVNAAGAWGDALATLAGVPAIGLAPKLRTAALIDAPEGSTRWPMMIDSLETFYVKPDAGRFILSPADETDVAPHDAAADDYALAEGAERMSRFIDWEIRRKPSAWAGLRTFSPDRVPVIGHDPGCPGFFWLVGQGGFGVQSAPGAAALAAHLIDPEVHDLPPRIEPSTYTPARFRA comes from the coding sequence ATGACGGAAACCTATGATGTAATCGTGATCGGCGCAGGGATCGCCGGAGCCTCGCTTGCCGCTGCGCTGGCCGGAACGCGCAAGGTGATCCTGCTCGAACGCGAGGAGCGCCCGGGGATGCACTCCACCGGGCGGTCGGCGGCGATGTTCCACCTCACCTATGGCGGACCGAAGGTGCAACCGCTGAGCGCCGCCGCGCTGCGGCTATTCGGCACGCTCGATCCGGCGTTCTGGCCCACCCCAGTGCTTTCCCCGCGCAGCATGATCATGATCGCGGGACAGGATGGCGCGAAGGCTCTCGCCGACAACATGGCCAGCAGCAGCGGCGCGCTGGAGCCGCTTTCCGTCTCCGAGGCGCAGGCGTTGTTTCCGCTCCTGCGCGCTGAAGCGGTGGTTGCGACGGCAATCGACACCAGCGGGCAGGATATCGACGTCGACGCGCTCCATCAGGGCTACCTGCGCCAGTTCGCTGCGCGGGGCGGGACATTGGTGTGCCGGGCGGAGGTGCAGCGCGTCACCCGCAATGGCGAAAATTGGCAGGTCGATTGCGGGGCGCAGACATTCGAAGCGCCATTGCTGGTCAATGCCGCCGGAGCGTGGGGCGATGCGCTGGCCACTCTGGCAGGCGTCCCTGCAATCGGCCTTGCTCCCAAACTGCGCACCGCTGCCCTGATCGACGCGCCGGAGGGCAGCACGCGCTGGCCGATGATGATCGATTCCCTCGAAACCTTCTACGTCAAGCCCGATGCGGGCCGCTTCATTCTCTCGCCCGCCGACGAAACCGATGTCGCGCCCCATGATGCCGCTGCTGACGACTATGCCCTTGCCGAAGGGGCCGAACGCATGAGCCGCTTCATCGATTGGGAAATCCGCCGAAAGCCCAGCGCCTGGGCGGGCCTGCGCACCTTCAGCCCTGACCGCGTGCCGGTGATCGGCCATGATCCGGGCTGCCCCGGGTTTTTCTGGCTCGTTGGGCAAGGCGGCTTCGGCGTGCAATCCGCGCCGGGAGCGGCCGCACTGGCCGCGCATCTGATCGATCCCGAAGTGCATGATCTGCCGCCGAGAATTGAACCTTCGACCTACACCCCCGCCCGGTTCCGGGCCTGA